The following are encoded together in the Fusarium keratoplasticum isolate Fu6.1 chromosome 1, whole genome shotgun sequence genome:
- a CDS encoding Mediator of RNA polymerase II transcription subunit 14, which translates to MPGVISMENGGPNGARSNHDIDSTLNGVNGAGADGHQNALDKGKAVSGGDASGAMVNGNATSGPLVNGSRPNAPASDQVPRMNDLPDEIVHITQGYISLSTFLTRLAQSTHNNLEDQITKMAKMPLPVAAMNGNSSIPNNDMDDVSNENIIKKKSILDFAYKEHQRWVKALVITEWSRKAEMVSKLIDLRAHIMKQQVLTDTAFDTMVNVKRDLTFARMPSPDLKTALQVLSTGKAAWMPDLQYIEPPPLTLQEQSQWMSDVNTLLSLRLNLEDFDKIPYHFRNYDIKSGRVTFKVPGEFEVDLTIADEDFEKQFWFIDLRFTFKPSAASIPESLKDYLERHVNGVLSTEGLLGCYQFLHELVLTHKLNELRRQANQLSKGSWTGTLKVEPLNRALAIQYWTSRAPPTSPKSWVLVAVNSGRKANGEANPKSSSFLQAKWYRDNKEVKDVEVPFDANNLSAEALLKTVIGLHIDFLLSSIHDKLMATPRFRNREAAMVLRSSQEDPAASSLSMQVGYKDSISLLIEPTTGVFAVKPHSKFIYQHELQLNNGKSPADDGVACLENVRCAIMEEELNRRGSTMGWSVKKCPLNNEELRSATKNREWTKTIWLQRAGWRPTWFIMVVLSLSGDEWWLLEVDRNTPGPVVKLTAKLPFNKGYPSLHNTFWNNMTVFATGMIAQAIDMRELHKQQIKFKPNETKSWSLPRQVRLPSIEIALSGIFPSMVFDSSEKESSKASSNRGLEQLGLASITQPATGLKLSTIEPWANDIVSISFKGAQLPEVEPATAEGANPQDAKSDAPLVCISDAIIKVRRPAKFTSIKGALVGQDVSYNLLKGEFRLRMRHSLGQSILETLKSRVKAVDRFVSFVESMDKAKGSIQSETVSLQEVVFSYRDQTNDSLNDTTATGRRWRVALNLSKDVIDIKMEKGNPHLRVVDLMQNLVNSDGGIEALMAWLPTSLPALEAIQKTEELWADIKARNQGRFQFSMNSLEWMTLDYFISGPGQMQRRVAFEGRIKSRRGEPWWHIWRVPVANDTSVPNDNLTTALKHVWEGKGDDWTGLVTSAVGGPSRGVVGILKAIDDAIRPMTSQGNSEVVVLE; encoded by the exons ATGCCGGGCGTCATCAGCATGGAGAATGGCGGCCCGAATGGCGCGCGCTCTAACCACGACATAGATTCAACGCTCAATGGCGTGAACGGCGCGGGCGCTGACGGACATCAGAATGCCTTGGACAAGGGAAAGGCCGTATCTGGCGGCGATGCCAGCGGTGCCATGGTCAATGGGAACGCCACCAGCGGTCCTCTGGTGAACGGCTCTCGACCAAATGCGCCGGCATCAGACCAAGTCCCGAGAATGAACGACCTCCCTGACGAGATCGTCCACATTACCCAGGGATACATCTCCCTGTCGACATTTCTTACACGACTAGCGCAATCCACGCACAACAACCTCGAAGATCAGATCACCAAAATGGCCAAGATGCCCCTTCCTGTAGCCGCCATGAACGGAAACTCTTCAATACCGAACAACGACATGGACGACGTGTCGAACGAGAACATTATCAAAAAGAAGTCGATCTTGGACTTTGCATACAAGGAGCATCAAAGAtgggtcaaggccctcgtCATCACGGAATGGAGCCGCAAGGCAGAGATGGTCAGCAAACTGATTGACTTGAGAGCCCACATCATGAAGCAGCAGGTTCTCACCGACACGGCCTTTGACACTATGGTTAATGTCAAGAGGGACTTGACATTTGCGAGAATGCCAAGCCCTGATTTGAAAACAGCCCTCCAGGTTCTGTCAACAGGGAAGGCTGCCTGGATGCCTGAT CTTCAATACATTGAACCACCGCCTTTGACCTTGCAGGAGCAGTCCCAGTGGATGAGTGATGTCAACACCCTGCTATCACTCAGGCTGAACCTGGaagactttgacaagatccCGTACCACTTCAGGAACTACGATATCAAGTCAGGACGAGTCACCTTTAAAGTTCCTGGCGAATTTGAGGTCGATCTCACAATCGCGGATGAGGATTTCGAGAAGCAGTTTTGGTTCATCGACCTGAGGTTCACATTCAAGCCATCGGCAGCATCGATTCCCGAATCCCTCAAGGACTACTTGGAGAGGCACGTGAACGGGGTTCTCAGCACAGAGGGGTTGCTGGGCTGCTACCAGTTCTTGCATGAGTTGGTGCTCACTCACAAGCTCAACGAACTAAGACGACAAGCCAACCAACTGAGCAAAGGCTCCTGGACCGGCACTCTCAAGGTTGAGCCACTCAACCGAGCCTTGGCAATTCAGTACTGGACGTCTCGGGCACCGCCAACTAGCCCCAAGAGCTGGGTGCTGGTTGCTGTCAACAGTGGCCGAAAGGCAAATGGCGAGGCAAATCCCAAGTCATCGAGTTTCCTACAAGCAAAGTGGTACCGGGACAACAAGGAAGTCAAGGATGTGGAAGTACCTTTCGACGCCAACAATCTATCGGCGGAGGCACTTTTGAAGACAGTTATCGGCCTTCACATTGAtttcctcctcagcagcatccACGACAAGCTCATGGCAACGCCTCGTTTCCGCAATCGCGAAGCTGCCATGGTTCTGCGCAGCTCTCAGGAAGACCCGGCTGCATCCTCTCTGTCCATGCAAGTTGGATACAAGGATAGCATCTCGCTACTGATTGAACCGACGACTGGTGTCTTTGCTGTCAAGCCACATTCAAAGTTCATTTATCAGCACGAGCTTCAACTCAACAATGGAAAGAGTCCTGCAGACGATGGCGTGGCATGCCTGGAAAACGTGAGGTGCGCGATCATGGAAGAAGAGCTCAACCGCCGAGGAAGCACAATGGGATGGAGCGTTAAGAAGTGCCCACTCAACAACGAGGAGCTGAGGTCTGCTACCAAGAACCGCGAATGGACAAAGACCATCTGGCTCCAGAGAGCTGGATGGAGGCCTACATGGTTCATCATGGTCGTACTGAGTCTAAGCGGTGATGAATGGTGGCTGCTTGAAGT GGACCGCAACACTCCTGGGCCAGTGGTGAAGCTAACAGCAAAGCTTCCGTTCAACAAGGGCTATCCTAGCCTCCACAACACTTTCTGGAACAACATGACGGTATTTGCCACGGGTATGATCGCCCAGGCAATAGACATGCGCGAGCTCCACAAGCAACAGATCAAGTTTAAGCCCAACGAGACCAAGAGCTGGTCTCTCCCGCGACAAGTTCGACTTCCCTCGATCGAGATTGCCCTCTCGGGCATTTTCCCCTCGATGGTGTTTGACAGCTCCGAGAAGGAGAGCAGCAAAGCCTCGAGCAATAGGGGCTTGGAGCAACTAGGACTCGCCTCGATTACACAGCCTGCGACTGGACTGAAGCTCTCAACGATAGAACCGTGGGCGAATGACATTGTGTCGATCAGTTTCAAGGGGGCGCAGCTCCCTGAGGTGGAACCCGCAACTGCAGAGGGTGCCAACCCCCAGGATGCCAAGTCAGATGCTCCCTTGGTGTGTATATCggacgccatcatcaaggtccgCAGACCAGCCAAGTTCACCTCGATCAAGGGTGCTCTGGTTGGTCAAGATGTCTCGTACAACCTTCTCAAGGGCGAGTTTCGGTTGCGGATGCGCCACAGCCTTGGGCAGTCGATACTGGAGACTTTGAAGTCGCGAGTCAAGGCAGTCGATCGCTTTGTCAGCTTCGTTGAGTCTATGGATAAGGCTAAGGGGTCTATCCAGAGCGAAACAGTGAGCCTTCAAGAGGTCGTGTTCTCTTACAGGGATCAAACCAATGACTCGCTCAATGACACTACGGCGACAGGGCGCAGATGGAGGGTGGCGCTTAATCTGTCCAAGGATGTTATCGacatcaagatggagaaaggCAACCCTCATCTTCGAGTGGTCGACCTGATGCAGAACCTCGTCAACAGCGATGGTGGAATCGAGGCTCTCATGGCTTGGCTGCCTACGTCGCTaccagccttggaggcgaTTCAGAAGACGGAAGAACTCTGGGCGGATATTAAGGCTCGGAACCAGGGACGATTCCAGTTCTCGATGAATTCGCTCGAGTGGATGACACTCGATTACTTCATCTCTGGGCCAGGACAAATGCAGCGCCGAGTTGCATTCGAGGGCCGGATCAAGAGTCGTCGAGGCGAGCCTTGGTGGCACATATGGCGTGTGCCCGTAGCCAACGACACATCGGTGCCCAACGATAATCTCACCACGGCCCTCAAGCACGTGTGGGAGGGCAAAGGCGATGACTGGACCGGTCTGGTGACGAGCGCGGTAGGCGGACCGAGCAGGGGCGTCGTGGGCATCTTGAAGGCCATCGACGACGCCATCCGGCCGATGACGAGCCAGGGCAACTCGGAGGTGGTTGTCCTGGAGTAG